The Pseudomonadota bacterium genome includes the window GCCCTTGCCAGCGGGGTTGAAGTGACCGCCGGCGGCTTTGAAATCTGGTGCACAGGCGCCTTTTTCGTGAATATGAAAGCCGTGGCTTCCGGGCGGAATACGCATGAGATCGGCCAACAGAAGCACGCCGTGCGGCGTCTCGGTCAGCGTCACGGTGCCGAGGATTTCGCCGGTCGCGCTCTTTATTTCCGCGGTTGCTTGCGCGGCCATCGCGCCCGAGGACGCCACCGCCGAGATCGCGAGACCGACCAGCATCATTTTTAGCCAGGACATTTGTTTCCCTTTCTGCCATGAACCTGAATTATCTTAGACCGATTGTTTTGATAACCATAGCCGAAGTTGCGGATGCTGCTTGGTCAATTGGCTCGGCCCGGCATCGGTTTCGTCGACCTC containing:
- a CDS encoding superoxide dismutase family protein; protein product: MSWLKMMLVGLAISAVASSGAMAAQATAEIKSATGEILGTVTLTETPHGVLLLADLMRIPPGSHGFHIHEKGACAPDFKAAGGHFNPAGKGHGINHSDGSHAGDMPNLHAAADGSVKAEMLNVNVTIAPGANSIFDGDGAAIVLHAKADTYGANAGAGARLACGVIKN